Proteins encoded in a region of the Mycolicibacterium chitae genome:
- a CDS encoding SDR family oxidoreductase: protein MTDSSNTAALRDRTLVVSGASRGIGLAIAVAAARQGANVVLLAKTAEPHPKLAGTIYTAAEEIEAAGGKAVPVIGDVRKEEDVQRVVDTAVEHFGGVDICVNNASAISTDPTETLSAKKFDLMMDINVRGTFLLTKACVPHLRKSANPHVLTIAPPLNMSPYWLGVHPSYTLSKYGMTLLSLGWAEEFRATEDSAGIGFSCLWPETYIATAAVTSLAAGTELAASSRSPEIMGDAAVAILSRPAADVTAGCFIDAEVLTDAGVSDLSRYGGGDTPIPDLFLDAAEPKQ, encoded by the coding sequence ATGACCGACAGTTCCAACACCGCCGCGCTGCGCGACCGGACCCTCGTCGTATCCGGCGCCAGCCGCGGGATCGGCCTGGCAATCGCGGTCGCCGCGGCCCGCCAGGGCGCCAACGTGGTGCTGTTGGCCAAGACCGCCGAACCGCACCCGAAGCTGGCCGGCACCATCTACACCGCGGCCGAGGAGATCGAGGCCGCCGGCGGCAAGGCCGTCCCCGTCATCGGCGACGTGCGCAAGGAAGAGGACGTGCAGCGCGTGGTCGACACCGCGGTCGAGCACTTCGGCGGCGTCGACATCTGCGTGAACAACGCCAGCGCGATCTCCACCGACCCCACCGAGACGCTGTCGGCCAAGAAGTTCGACCTGATGATGGACATCAACGTCCGCGGCACGTTCCTGCTGACCAAGGCGTGCGTCCCGCATCTGCGCAAGTCGGCCAATCCGCACGTGCTCACCATCGCCCCGCCGCTGAACATGAGCCCGTACTGGCTGGGCGTACATCCCTCCTACACGCTGTCCAAGTACGGCATGACGCTGCTGTCGCTGGGCTGGGCCGAGGAGTTCCGCGCCACCGAGGACAGCGCCGGCATCGGCTTCAGCTGCCTGTGGCCCGAGACCTACATCGCCACCGCGGCGGTCACCTCGCTGGCCGCCGGCACCGAACTCGCGGCCTCCTCGCGCAGCCCGGAGATCATGGGCGACGCCGCCGTCGCGATCCTGTCCCGGCCGGCCGCCGACGTCACCGCCGGCTGCTTCATCGACGCCGAGGTGCTCACCGATGCCGGCGTCAGCGACCTGTCCCGCTACGGCGGCGGCGACACCCCCATCCCCGATCTGTTCCTGGACGCCGCCGAGCCCAAGCAGTGA
- a CDS encoding methylmalonyl-CoA mutase family protein translates to MDYTASTSSGIPVDPVYGPPDPPADPPAPGEYPFTRGNFASGYRGRLWTFRQYSGFGTAEESNRRYRYLLDQGGTGLSVALDLPTQCGYDSDDAEYGEEVGRVGVAVDTLADAEVLFDGIPLDKISTSFTINGTAAILLAFYVAAAEKSGVPREKLTGTIQNDILKEYASRGTWIWPPEPSLRLIADTIEFCAAEVPRFNAISVAGAHFRDAGANAVQEMAFTLADGVTYCDTVIERGRMTIDKFAPQISFFFYTHGDFFEEIAKYRAGRRRWATIVRERYGAGSDKASMFRFGCVSGGASLYAPQAQNNLVRVAYEAMASVLGGVQSMFTAAWDEPFALPSEESATLALRTQQILAYETGVTRVADPLGGSYFVEALTDATEEKIIEIMTDLENHGGMVRAIEDGYLQGLIADEAYKVHQEVESGVRPVVGVNKFVSDEPPPDISTYELDAEGRELQLKRLARVKAERDSDDVAAKLAALSRSAEGTDNLMHALIDCANAYCTVGEMVSALKAVWGEFQQPVVF, encoded by the coding sequence ATGGATTACACAGCCTCGACCTCATCCGGGATCCCGGTGGATCCGGTCTACGGTCCTCCCGACCCGCCGGCCGACCCGCCCGCGCCGGGCGAGTACCCCTTCACCCGGGGCAACTTCGCATCCGGGTACCGCGGCCGACTGTGGACGTTCCGGCAGTACTCCGGCTTCGGCACCGCCGAGGAATCCAACCGGCGGTACCGCTACCTGCTCGACCAGGGCGGCACCGGTCTGTCCGTCGCGCTCGACCTGCCCACCCAGTGCGGTTACGACTCGGATGACGCCGAGTACGGCGAGGAGGTCGGCCGCGTCGGTGTCGCGGTGGACACGCTGGCCGACGCCGAGGTGCTCTTCGACGGCATCCCGCTGGACAAGATCAGCACCAGCTTCACCATCAACGGCACCGCGGCCATCCTGCTGGCGTTCTACGTCGCGGCGGCGGAGAAGTCCGGGGTGCCCCGGGAGAAGCTGACCGGCACCATCCAGAACGACATCCTCAAGGAGTACGCGTCGCGCGGCACCTGGATCTGGCCGCCGGAGCCGTCGCTGCGCCTGATCGCCGACACCATCGAGTTCTGCGCCGCGGAGGTCCCGCGGTTCAACGCGATCTCGGTGGCCGGGGCGCACTTCCGCGACGCCGGCGCCAACGCCGTGCAGGAGATGGCCTTCACCCTGGCCGACGGCGTGACCTACTGCGACACCGTGATCGAGCGCGGCCGGATGACCATCGACAAGTTCGCGCCGCAGATCTCGTTCTTCTTCTACACCCACGGCGACTTCTTCGAGGAGATCGCCAAGTACCGTGCCGGCCGGCGGCGCTGGGCCACGATCGTGCGGGAACGCTACGGCGCCGGCAGCGACAAGGCCTCGATGTTCCGGTTCGGCTGCGTCTCCGGCGGTGCCTCGCTGTATGCGCCGCAGGCCCAGAACAACCTGGTGCGGGTGGCCTACGAGGCCATGGCCTCGGTGCTCGGCGGCGTGCAGTCGATGTTCACCGCGGCCTGGGACGAACCGTTCGCGCTGCCCAGCGAGGAGTCGGCGACGCTGGCCCTGCGGACCCAGCAGATCCTGGCGTACGAGACCGGGGTGACGCGGGTCGCCGATCCGCTGGGCGGGTCGTACTTCGTCGAGGCGCTGACCGACGCCACCGAGGAGAAGATCATCGAGATCATGACCGATCTCGAGAACCACGGCGGCATGGTCCGGGCCATCGAGGACGGCTACCTGCAGGGGCTGATCGCCGACGAGGCCTACAAGGTCCACCAGGAGGTCGAGTCCGGCGTGCGACCCGTCGTCGGGGTCAACAAGTTCGTCTCCGACGAGCCGCCACCGGACATCTCCACCTACGAACTCGACGCCGAGGGCCGCGAACTGCAGCTCAAGCGGCTGGCCCGGGTCAAGGCCGAGCGCGACAGCGACGACGTGGCGGCCAAGCTGGCCGCGCTGTCGCGGTCCGCCGAGGGGACCGACAACCTGATGCATGCCCTGATCGATTGCGCCAACGCCTACTGCACCGTCGGAGAGATGGTGTCCGCGCTCAAGGCGGTCTGGGGCGAATTCCAACAACCGGTGGTGTTCTAG
- a CDS encoding cobalamin B12-binding domain-containing protein, with protein sequence MTDVADNPARILVAKPGLDGHDRGAKIVARTLRDAGFEVIYTGIRQRIEDIVSIAVQEDVAVVGLSILSGAHVALTARVAEALREADAGDIAVVVGGTIPQGDVQKVLDAGAAAVFPTGTALDVLVRDVRALTGSPVATEGSAS encoded by the coding sequence ATGACTGACGTTGCAGACAATCCGGCGCGGATCCTCGTCGCCAAGCCCGGCCTCGACGGCCACGACCGCGGCGCCAAGATCGTCGCGCGCACGCTGCGGGACGCGGGTTTCGAGGTGATCTACACGGGGATCCGCCAGCGCATCGAGGACATCGTGTCCATCGCCGTGCAGGAAGACGTTGCGGTGGTGGGTCTTTCGATCCTCTCCGGTGCGCACGTGGCGCTGACCGCGCGGGTGGCCGAGGCGCTGCGCGAGGCCGACGCCGGTGACATCGCCGTCGTCGTCGGCGGCACCATCCCGCAGGGCGACGTGCAGAAGGTGCTCGACGCCGGGGCCGCGGCGGTCTTCCCGACCGGCACCGCGCTCGATGTTCTCGTCCGTGATGTCCGCGCGCTGACCGGTTCGCCGGTCGCGACCGAGGGGAGTGCAAGCTGA
- a CDS encoding LLM class F420-dependent oxidoreductase, with the protein MRLGVMIGAERGDMSRKVKKLIADIEWADSAGLATAWMPQVPDDFDLLSMVALMASHSTRIELGTAVVPLQAQHPIALARQALSVHAISGGRLALGVGPSHHWIIRDMLGLPYDKPAAYTRDYLQVLNAALSGPGPVDVENDNFTVHNPTALAAETPMPVLVAALGPVMLQIAGEHADGTSLWMADEKAIGEHIAPKINKAAAEAGKPAPRIVAGIPVTLCANSEIEEAKARADRILAEAETSPNYQRLLDRGDARTVGDLCAAGDEESILKRFKAFADAGVTDLSVRLLPIGDNRDELVASKYRTREVIAELAKQVS; encoded by the coding sequence ATGCGACTTGGTGTGATGATCGGGGCCGAGCGCGGCGACATGTCCCGCAAGGTCAAGAAGTTGATCGCCGACATCGAGTGGGCCGACTCGGCGGGGCTGGCCACCGCGTGGATGCCGCAGGTGCCCGACGACTTCGACCTGCTGAGCATGGTCGCGCTGATGGCCTCGCACAGCACTCGCATCGAACTCGGCACCGCGGTGGTGCCGCTGCAGGCCCAGCACCCGATTGCCCTTGCCCGCCAAGCGCTCTCGGTGCACGCGATCTCCGGTGGCCGGCTCGCGCTGGGGGTGGGGCCGTCGCACCACTGGATCATCCGCGACATGCTCGGCCTGCCGTATGACAAGCCGGCCGCCTACACCCGCGACTACCTGCAGGTGCTCAACGCGGCGCTGAGCGGGCCCGGCCCGGTGGACGTCGAGAACGACAACTTCACCGTGCATAACCCGACCGCGCTGGCCGCGGAGACCCCGATGCCGGTGCTGGTCGCCGCGCTGGGGCCGGTGATGCTGCAGATCGCCGGCGAGCACGCCGACGGCACCTCGCTGTGGATGGCCGACGAGAAGGCCATCGGGGAGCACATCGCCCCGAAGATCAACAAGGCCGCCGCCGAGGCCGGTAAGCCCGCGCCGCGGATCGTCGCCGGCATCCCGGTCACGCTGTGCGCCAACTCCGAGATCGAGGAGGCCAAGGCGCGTGCCGACCGGATCCTGGCCGAGGCCGAGACGTCGCCGAACTATCAGCGCCTGCTCGACCGCGGGGACGCGCGCACCGTGGGGGATCTGTGCGCGGCCGGTGACGAGGAGTCGATCCTCAAGCGGTTCAAGGCGTTCGCCGATGCCGGCGTGACCGACCTGTCGGTGCGGTTGCTGCCGATCGGGGACAACCGCGACGAGCTGGTCGCCTCGAAGTACCGCACCCGCGAGGTGATCGCCGAGCTCGCCAAGCAGGTGTCGTGA
- a CDS encoding CaiB/BaiF CoA transferase family protein, whose translation MLAGPYATMMLADLGAEVIKIEPPTGDISRQVSDSYFASLNRGKRSVCLELGTEEGQRRLGELVAESHALLVNLKPSAILKLGLTYEALRRHNDKIVCVALTGFGLYGGDDPAFDYVVQAATGIAALTGDPDGPPTLPGYSSADNSTGLTAALGLLAQIVSGRGGQIDVSLRDVMLSQLNYHASAYLNDGVRPQRRPNGAHSFYVPAQLFPTAEGHLALFITHDGFWRSFATEAGLTAGAQLPFATMAERAERRDEVLALVSDALATDTAQGWEARLKPLGIPAAAVRSLPEALEALPEMVVAAGQYRLVGSSVRIDGYEPDYRPPPTLDEYAETAQQS comes from the coding sequence ATGCTGGCCGGGCCGTACGCGACGATGATGCTCGCGGACCTCGGCGCCGAGGTCATCAAGATCGAGCCGCCGACCGGAGACATCTCCCGGCAGGTCAGCGACAGCTACTTCGCGAGCCTCAACCGCGGCAAGCGCAGCGTCTGCCTGGAACTGGGCACCGAAGAAGGGCAGCGCCGGCTCGGCGAGCTGGTGGCCGAATCCCATGCGCTGCTGGTGAATCTGAAGCCGTCGGCGATCCTCAAGCTCGGGCTGACCTACGAGGCCCTGCGGCGGCACAACGACAAGATCGTCTGCGTCGCGCTCACCGGTTTCGGGCTCTACGGCGGCGACGACCCGGCGTTCGACTACGTGGTGCAGGCCGCCACCGGGATCGCGGCGCTGACCGGCGATCCCGACGGGCCGCCCACGCTGCCCGGGTACTCGTCGGCGGACAACTCGACCGGATTGACCGCGGCCCTGGGCCTTTTGGCGCAGATCGTGTCCGGCCGCGGCGGGCAGATCGACGTGTCGCTGCGCGACGTGATGCTCTCGCAGCTGAACTATCACGCCTCGGCGTACCTGAACGACGGGGTGCGCCCGCAGCGGCGGCCGAACGGCGCGCACTCGTTCTATGTTCCGGCGCAACTGTTCCCGACCGCCGAGGGGCATCTGGCGCTGTTCATCACCCACGACGGGTTCTGGCGTTCGTTCGCCACCGAGGCGGGTCTGACGGCCGGCGCGCAACTGCCGTTCGCGACCATGGCCGAGCGCGCCGAGCGGCGCGACGAGGTGCTGGCATTGGTGTCCGACGCCCTGGCCACCGACACCGCGCAGGGCTGGGAGGCGCGGCTCAAGCCGCTGGGCATCCCCGCCGCGGCCGTGCGATCGCTACCCGAGGCGCTGGAGGCGTTGCCGGAGATGGTGGTGGCCGCGGGGCAGTACCGGCTGGTGGGCAGCTCGGTGCGGATCGACGGGTATGAGCCCGACTACCGGCCCCCGCCGACGCTGGACGAGTACGCCGAAACTGCTCAGCAGTCGTAG
- a CDS encoding 2Fe-2S iron-sulfur cluster-binding protein gives MTVQMSSDTETTPTSASDDQGGVTIQLDGKTAQVPLRDGETILEAARRAGMTPPFSCEAGNCGTCMAKLTSGTATMRVNDALDDDEVEEGYVLTCQGTPDGPVVVDYDC, from the coding sequence ATGACAGTTCAGATGTCCAGCGACACCGAGACCACTCCGACGTCGGCGAGCGACGACCAAGGCGGCGTGACGATCCAGCTCGACGGCAAGACCGCGCAGGTGCCGTTGCGCGACGGGGAGACCATCCTCGAAGCCGCCCGCCGGGCCGGCATGACCCCGCCGTTCTCGTGCGAGGCGGGCAACTGCGGCACGTGCATGGCCAAGCTGACCTCCGGCACCGCCACCATGCGGGTCAACGACGCGCTGGACGACGACGAGGTCGAAGAGGGCTACGTGCTGACCTGCCAGGGCACCCCCGACGGACCCGTCGTCGTCGACTACGACTGCTGA
- a CDS encoding class I adenylate-forming enzyme family protein: protein MPDPVVLAFEERTYRRSELAALTDGLATELAARGVRAGRRVALMSSNRPEFVAALFAVWQLGASVVLLSPAWKRAEVAAALALTEPQHAVGDQPVLAELMPMRHLDEPITPGAPASAVTPAGDTPADDTEAVLVFSSGTTGLPKAVRHTHGSFRAAVGHWRTVLELGEGDRLQIVTPPTHILGLLNIVTVLDAGGWLRLHRRFDIDAMLRHIESDGITVEMAVAPIALAIASHPDLESFDLSSLRYLMWCATPVTVSVAEEVTRRTGVGWTTAYGASELPVLACNDLRDGPLDTVGRAAPGVRLRVVSLEDGTVLPAGETGEIQAQSESLMTGYLPAEATPAALDDGWYRTGDVGHLDDRGYLRITDRAKEMIKVRGFQVAPAEIEAVLHGHPAVSDCAVFGVPHPADGESVVAAVATNQNVPAEELISLVGDTLASYKRPTEIVFVPEIPRLPSGKVLRRVLKERHGCTSDN from the coding sequence ATGCCCGATCCGGTCGTTCTCGCATTCGAAGAGCGTACCTATCGGCGTTCGGAGCTCGCGGCCCTGACCGACGGGCTGGCCACCGAGTTGGCGGCCCGCGGCGTGCGGGCCGGCCGGCGCGTGGCGCTGATGTCCTCGAACCGGCCGGAGTTCGTCGCGGCGCTCTTCGCGGTGTGGCAACTCGGCGCCTCGGTGGTGTTGCTGAGCCCAGCCTGGAAGCGGGCCGAGGTGGCCGCGGCACTCGCCCTGACCGAACCGCAGCACGCCGTCGGCGATCAGCCCGTGCTGGCCGAACTGATGCCGATGCGCCATCTCGACGAGCCGATCACCCCCGGTGCGCCCGCATCGGCCGTCACCCCTGCCGGCGACACTCCCGCCGACGACACCGAGGCGGTGCTGGTCTTCAGCTCCGGCACCACGGGGCTGCCCAAGGCCGTGCGGCACACCCACGGTTCGTTCCGGGCCGCCGTCGGGCACTGGCGCACGGTGCTCGAACTCGGCGAGGGGGACCGGCTGCAGATCGTCACGCCGCCGACGCACATCCTCGGGCTGCTCAACATCGTCACCGTGCTCGACGCCGGCGGCTGGTTGCGCCTGCACCGACGCTTCGACATCGACGCGATGCTGCGGCACATCGAATCCGACGGCATCACCGTCGAGATGGCCGTGGCCCCGATCGCGTTGGCCATCGCGTCGCACCCCGACCTGGAATCGTTCGACCTGTCCTCGCTGCGCTACCTCATGTGGTGCGCCACCCCGGTGACCGTCAGCGTGGCCGAAGAGGTGACCCGTCGCACCGGCGTCGGCTGGACCACCGCCTACGGCGCCAGCGAGCTGCCGGTGCTGGCCTGCAACGATCTGCGCGACGGGCCCCTGGACACCGTCGGACGCGCCGCACCCGGCGTGCGGCTGCGGGTGGTGTCCCTCGAGGACGGCACCGTGCTGCCGGCCGGCGAAACCGGGGAGATCCAGGCGCAATCGGAGTCCCTGATGACCGGTTACCTGCCGGCCGAGGCGACCCCGGCCGCCCTGGACGACGGCTGGTACCGCACCGGCGATGTCGGCCACCTCGATGACCGCGGCTATCTGCGGATCACCGACCGCGCCAAGGAGATGATCAAGGTGCGGGGCTTTCAGGTCGCCCCGGCCGAGATCGAGGCGGTGCTGCACGGGCATCCGGCGGTCAGCGACTGCGCCGTGTTCGGCGTGCCGCACCCGGCCGACGGCGAGTCCGTGGTGGCCGCCGTCGCCACCAACCAGAATGTGCCCGCCGAGGAGTTGATCTCGTTGGTCGGGGACACGCTGGCGTCCTACAAACGTCCCACCGAAATTGTTTTCGTGCCAGAGATTCCGCGCCTGCCCTCGGGCAAGGTGCTGCGTCGCGTGCTGAAGGAGCGCCATGGATGTACGTCTGACAACTGA
- a CDS encoding acyl-CoA dehydrogenase family protein, whose translation MDVRLTTEQQQLRDAAAKLADDLGPGSVAELDDDGRITRLDKQIAVTGWRSLRSDEASGVEVAIVAEEFGRGLVDAPFLGPVLADDLARRLDGVDAATATVAIDGRAVDARGSTRALALDGATVLGADLAGTVANADLTRARAEVGAAESVGSITDEEAQRWYALALVVTAADLVGVSRGALNLAVEYAKIREQYGNTIGSYQAVAHLLAESLTLTEGAVSVLRHAAWAVDELPAAEAVRAAKVAKLYCARSARTVCETSIQVHGGIGNTWECLAHVYLRRALTSTELWPVKWEDIDLGLS comes from the coding sequence ATGGATGTACGTCTGACAACTGAGCAACAGCAGCTGCGTGATGCCGCTGCCAAGCTTGCCGATGACCTCGGACCGGGTTCGGTCGCCGAGCTCGACGACGACGGTCGAATCACCCGGCTGGACAAGCAGATTGCCGTCACCGGCTGGCGTTCGCTGCGGTCCGACGAGGCCTCCGGGGTGGAGGTCGCGATCGTCGCCGAGGAGTTCGGCCGCGGTCTGGTGGACGCGCCGTTCCTAGGACCGGTGCTGGCCGACGACCTGGCCCGCCGCCTCGACGGCGTGGACGCCGCCACGGCCACGGTGGCCATCGACGGCCGCGCGGTCGACGCGCGCGGGAGCACCCGGGCCCTGGCACTCGACGGCGCCACCGTGCTGGGCGCCGACCTCGCCGGGACCGTCGCGAACGCGGATCTGACCCGCGCCCGCGCCGAGGTGGGCGCGGCCGAGTCCGTGGGTTCGATCACCGACGAGGAGGCGCAGCGCTGGTACGCGCTGGCGCTGGTCGTCACCGCCGCCGACCTGGTCGGGGTGTCCCGCGGCGCGTTGAACCTGGCCGTCGAGTACGCGAAAATCCGTGAGCAGTACGGCAATACGATCGGCTCGTATCAGGCCGTCGCGCACCTGCTGGCCGAGAGCCTGACGCTCACCGAGGGTGCGGTGAGCGTGCTGCGGCATGCCGCCTGGGCCGTCGACGAACTGCCCGCCGCGGAAGCGGTGCGCGCGGCCAAGGTGGCCAAGCTGTACTGCGCGCGCAGCGCCCGCACCGTCTGTGAGACCTCGATTCAGGTGCACGGCGGTATCGGCAACACCTGGGAATGCCTGGCGCACGTGTACCTGCGCCGGGCGCTGACCTCTACCGAACTGTGGCCCGTCAAGTGGGAGGACATCGATCTTGGACTTTCGTGA
- a CDS encoding acyl-CoA dehydrogenase family protein, producing MDFRDSAEEAAFRQRLREWLAVHAKEFPTSGDEYWAKAGEWHRALYKGGFFGLSWPKEYGGQELPPVYDVILDEELARAGAPARPSLGYLVVGLGHHGSKEIQQRFLPGMIDGTERWCQGFSEPGAGSDLASLTTTAVLDEDGKNYVINGHKIWTSYSDVADWCLVLARTDPEAKRHRGISAFICSMHQPGIEQRPLQMISGVTKEFGQVSFEDVKVPVENMVGAPGEGWPLAMTVVSHEREPSTLGFAARYDKIVRSLAKRTENPSEELVWAAVEVEMLTHHVRRRLSEQLDGLSHGPNGSIDKLLMTWVEQTVGHAALDVAGTDDEEMLGAYMYSRAQSVMGGTSQIQKNIIASRILGLGV from the coding sequence TTGGACTTTCGTGATTCCGCCGAGGAAGCGGCGTTCCGGCAGCGCCTGCGGGAGTGGCTGGCCGTGCACGCCAAGGAATTTCCGACCTCCGGTGACGAGTACTGGGCCAAGGCCGGCGAGTGGCACCGCGCCCTGTACAAGGGCGGGTTCTTCGGGCTGTCCTGGCCCAAGGAGTACGGCGGCCAGGAGTTGCCGCCGGTCTACGACGTCATCCTCGACGAAGAACTGGCGCGGGCCGGCGCCCCGGCGCGGCCCAGCCTCGGGTACCTCGTCGTCGGCCTCGGGCACCACGGCAGCAAGGAGATCCAGCAGCGCTTCCTGCCCGGGATGATCGACGGCACCGAGCGCTGGTGCCAGGGCTTCTCCGAACCCGGCGCCGGCTCCGACCTGGCGTCGCTGACCACCACCGCCGTGCTCGACGAGGACGGCAAGAACTACGTCATCAACGGGCACAAGATCTGGACGAGCTATTCGGATGTGGCCGACTGGTGCCTGGTGCTGGCCCGGACCGACCCGGAAGCCAAACGGCACCGCGGCATCTCGGCATTCATCTGCTCCATGCACCAGCCGGGCATCGAACAGCGTCCGCTGCAGATGATCAGCGGCGTCACCAAGGAGTTCGGTCAGGTCAGCTTCGAGGACGTCAAGGTCCCCGTCGAGAACATGGTCGGCGCCCCCGGTGAGGGGTGGCCGCTGGCGATGACGGTGGTCAGCCACGAGCGGGAACCGTCGACGCTGGGTTTCGCGGCGCGCTACGACAAGATCGTGCGGTCGCTGGCCAAGCGCACCGAGAACCCGTCGGAGGAACTCGTGTGGGCGGCCGTCGAGGTGGAGATGCTCACCCACCACGTGCGCCGTCGGCTCTCCGAACAGCTCGACGGGTTGTCGCACGGGCCCAACGGATCCATCGACAAGCTGCTGATGACCTGGGTCGAGCAGACCGTCGGGCACGCCGCGCTGGACGTCGCCGGCACCGACGACGAGGAGATGCTGGGCGCCTACATGTACAGCCGCGCCCAGAGCGTCATGGGCGGCACGTCGCAGATCCAGAAGAACATCATCGCCTCGCGCATCCTGGGATTGGGAGTCTGA
- a CDS encoding enoyl-CoA hydratase/isomerase family protein produces the protein MYGMPAEIDVQADGPLRIITLNRPDALNAVNDALHVGLAHLWEALNEDAEARVAVLTGAGRAFSAGGDFNYLDELRNDEALRTKTIKHGRDLVIGMIRCRIPVIAAVNGPAVGLGCSLAGMSDIVYMAETAHFADPHVQIGLVAADGGPLVWPSQISFLQAKEFALTATKITAQRALELGMANHVVADPLSEAIACAKKILELPQQAVEATKRLMNIQLERSVMASLDYANLSEYVSFGTADFNRIVDGLIKK, from the coding sequence ATGTATGGAATGCCAGCAGAAATCGACGTCCAGGCCGACGGCCCGCTGCGGATCATCACGCTGAACCGGCCCGATGCCCTCAACGCCGTCAACGACGCGTTGCACGTCGGACTGGCGCACCTGTGGGAGGCGCTCAACGAGGACGCCGAGGCGCGCGTGGCGGTGCTCACCGGGGCCGGCCGGGCCTTCTCGGCCGGCGGTGACTTCAACTACCTCGACGAGCTGCGCAACGATGAGGCGTTGCGCACCAAGACCATCAAGCACGGCCGCGACCTGGTGATCGGCATGATCCGCTGCCGCATCCCCGTCATCGCCGCGGTCAACGGGCCCGCCGTCGGCCTGGGCTGCAGCCTGGCCGGCATGTCGGACATCGTCTACATGGCCGAGACCGCGCACTTCGCGGACCCGCACGTGCAGATCGGTCTGGTGGCCGCCGACGGCGGTCCGCTGGTGTGGCCCAGCCAGATCAGCTTCCTGCAGGCCAAGGAGTTCGCCTTGACCGCAACGAAGATCACCGCACAGCGGGCCCTCGAGCTGGGCATGGCCAACCACGTGGTGGCCGACCCGCTCAGCGAGGCCATCGCCTGCGCCAAGAAGATCCTGGAGTTGCCGCAGCAGGCCGTCGAGGCCACCAAGCGGCTGATGAACATCCAGCTCGAGCGTTCGGTGATGGCGTCGCTGGACTACGCCAACCTCAGCGAGTACGTGTCGTTCGGGACCGCGGACTTCAACCGCATCGTCGACGGCCTCATCAAGAAGTAG
- a CDS encoding SDR family NAD(P)-dependent oxidoreductase, whose protein sequence is MQIQGTSAIVVGGAGGLGEATVRRLHGAGAKVVVADMADDKGKALESELGVRYVRTDATSEESVLAALAEAEALGPLRISVDTHGGPAAGGRLIGKDGSPLGLDGFKTTIEFYLTAVFNVMRLSAAAIAKQEPLDEGQRGVIINTASVAGYEGQIGQLPYSAAKGGVIGMTLVAARDLSPLGIRVVTIAPGTINTPAYGQAADQLEAYWGPQVPFPKRMGRSVEYGQLAASIIENDYLNGEVIRLDGALRFPPK, encoded by the coding sequence ATGCAAATCCAGGGGACCTCGGCGATTGTCGTGGGCGGCGCCGGTGGACTCGGCGAGGCCACGGTCCGCCGGCTGCACGGCGCCGGCGCCAAAGTGGTGGTTGCCGACATGGCCGACGACAAGGGTAAGGCGCTGGAGTCCGAACTCGGCGTGCGCTACGTCCGCACCGACGCCACCAGCGAGGAGAGCGTGCTGGCCGCGCTCGCCGAGGCCGAAGCCCTGGGGCCGCTGCGCATCTCGGTCGACACCCACGGCGGCCCGGCCGCCGGCGGTCGGCTGATCGGCAAGGACGGCAGCCCGCTGGGCCTCGACGGTTTCAAGACCACCATCGAGTTCTACCTGACGGCGGTGTTCAACGTGATGCGGCTGTCGGCCGCCGCGATCGCCAAGCAGGAACCGCTGGACGAGGGGCAGCGCGGGGTCATCATCAACACCGCGTCGGTCGCCGGCTACGAGGGGCAGATCGGGCAGCTCCCCTATTCGGCGGCCAAAGGCGGCGTGATCGGCATGACTCTGGTTGCCGCGCGCGACCTTTCGCCGCTGGGCATCCGGGTGGTCACCATCGCCCCGGGCACCATCAACACCCCCGCCTACGGGCAGGCCGCCGATCAGCTGGAGGCCTACTGGGGGCCGCAGGTGCCGTTCCCCAAGCGGATGGGCCGCTCGGTCGAGTACGGGCAGCTCGCGGCGTCGATCATCGAGAACGACTACCTCAACGGCGAGGTGATCCGCCTCGACGGCGCCCTGCGCTTCCCGCCCAAGTAG